Proteins encoded by one window of Panicum virgatum strain AP13 chromosome 7N, P.virgatum_v5, whole genome shotgun sequence:
- the LOC120681417 gene encoding probable pectinesterase/pectinesterase inhibitor 51, with protein sequence MRHHAIHRRGRLLPLAAAAAALLLLALLVLRPAAPTAGAGGPASLLRAAVAAHPSPAAYGRPCADHLALSLRRLRAALASLEAGDVPAALHLASASLQCQYDCSHLLSLPAFRSHPLTSRFLNSLSPPSLTAATKPFSAAASAPAFPARIRPDATVCKPNPGAKPCAYSTVQAAVDAAPNYTAGHFVIAVAAGSYKENVIIPYEKTNILLVGEGVGATVITASRSVGIDGLGTFDTATVSVIGDGFRARDITFENNAGAGAHQAVAFQSDSDRSVLENVEFRGHQDTLYARTMRQLYRRCHIIGTVDFIFGNAAAVFEECVIKTVPRAEGARKSARNVVAANGRIDLGQTTGFVFMNCTVDGNKEFAELFQTKPQSYRLYLGRPWKEYARTIYVSCYLGKVIRPEGWLPWRGDFAVRTLYYGEFDSRGPGANHTARVEWSNQTTEKHVKLYSVENFIQGYQWIAY encoded by the coding sequence ATGCGCCACCACGCGatccaccgccgcggccgcctcctcccgctcgccgcggcggcggccgcgctccTGCTCCTCGCGCTGCTCGTCctccgcccggccgcgccgaccgccggcgccgggggccCCGCCTCGCTCCTGCGCGCGGCCGTCGCGGCGCACCCGTCGCCAGCCGCGTACGGACGGCCCTGCGCCGACCACCTCGCCCtctccctgcgccgcctccgcgccgcgctggcctcgctcgaggccggcgacgtccccgccgcgctccacctcgcctccgcctcgctccaGTGCCAGTACGACTGCTCCCACCTCCTCTCGCTCCCCGCCTTCCGCTCCCACCCCCTCACGTCTCGCTTCCTCAACTCCCTTTCCCCGCCAAGCCTAACCGCTGCCACTAAACctttctccgccgccgcctctgctcccgCATTCCCGGCTAGGATCCGCCCGGACGCCACGGTCTGCAAGCCGAATCCCGGAGCGAAGCCGTGCGCCTACTCGACCGTGCAAGCCGCCGTGGACGCGGCGCCGAACTACACTGCTGGTCACTTTGTCATCGCCGTCGCAGCAGGTTCATACAAGGAAAATGTCATAATTCCATACGAGAAGACCAACATTTTGCTGGTGGGGGAGGGCGTGGGGGCTACTGTGATCACCGCATCACGGAGCGTGGGGATTGATGGGCTTGGAACATTTGATACTGCAACAGTCTCCGTGATTGGTGATGGCTTCCGTGCGAGGGATATAACATTTGAGAACAATGCGGGTGCGGGAGCTCATCAGGCTGTGGCGTTCCAGTCAGATAGTGACCGGTCAGTTCTGGAGAATGTAGAGTTCCGTGGGCACCAGGATACGCTGTATGCTCGCACGATGCGGCAGCTGTATCGCCGGTGCCATATCATTGGGACAGTGGATTTTATTTTTGGAAATGCTGCTGCGGTATTTGAGGAATGCGTGATTAAGACTGTGCCGCGGGCAGAGGGAGCTCGGAAGAGTGCACGGAATGTGGTGGCGGCGAATGGAAGGATTGATCTGGGGCAGACGACAGGGTTTGTGTTTATGAATTGCACTGTGGATGGGAATAAAGAGTTTGCGGAATTGTTCCAGACAAAGCCACAGTCATACAGACTGTATTTGGGGCGTCCATGGAAGGAGTATGCCAGGACAATATACGTCAGCTGTTATTTGGGGAAGGTTATCAGGCCAGAGGGATGGCTTCCTTGGCGAGGAGATTTTGCAGTCAGGACACTGTATTATGGAGAGTTTGATAGTCGAGGCCCTGGTGCAAACCACACGGCAAGGGTTGAGTGGAGCAATCAGACAACAGAAAAGCATGTCAAACTCTATTCAGTGGAGAACTTTATTCAGGGCTACCAATGGATTGCATACTAA
- the LOC120681420 gene encoding uncharacterized protein LOC120681420: MAGGPYVTPPPPLPPTGYDDYDTPPHSPSPTTHVKVIVIVVPIVGVVCLGLLAALLCVLFIRRRRSCPDVAEEEVEEVEDVKVKVTEHVRIVEGVVGEVEAYKAGDAGCGVVEEAGAAAGIVVEDDVKVEEHVVTFTEASKRERE, from the coding sequence ATGGCAGGAGGACCGTACGTgactcccccgccgccgcttccgccgACAGGCTACGACGACTACGACACGCCGCCGCATTCCCCGTCGCCGACAACGCACGTCAAGgtcatcgtcatcgtcgtccCGATCGTCGGCGTCGTGTGCCTCGGCCTGCTGGCGGCCCTGCTGTGCGTCCTCTTCATCAGGCGGCGCCGGTCGTGCCCGGacgtggcggaggaggaggtggaagaGGTGGAGGACGTGAAGGTGAAGGTCACGGAGCACGTCCGTATCGTGGAGGGGGTCGTCGGCGAGGTCGAAGCGTACAAGGCCGGCGACGCGGGCTGCGGCGTCGTGGAGGAGGCCGGGGCGGCCGCCGGGATCGTCGTCGAGGATGACGTCAAGGTGGAGGAGCACGTCGTCACGTTCACCGAGGCGTCGAAGCGAGAGCGAGAGTGA
- the LOC120681419 gene encoding uncharacterized protein LOC120681419, translating to MDLVAGGVLHGRLPSRPLRFPLVLRSLPSPTVAVSDGAALPGCPCPPIVRRNAPAVVPFAKKKRKGYIDDPPDEAAADGLVDELEEDEEVEAGEDFDDDDEDIMDEEEDYDFEDDFESDDKQDLYVGDGGAGGGISLAGTWWDKEALALAEQVSASFDDDLKIYAFKTAANLTIRVRIEKMSTRYGSPTIDDIEAYTIAYLGKLDDAESAGKIPQNISLEVSSPGVERVVRIPEELERFKERAMYVRYTTTSDEAATPQEGDGVLRLISYDMDLGECTWCIADVKINRQQAGKGRPLSKKQREWRLQTPFESLKLVRLYSEC from the exons ATGGATTTGGTCGCCGGAGGAGTGCTTCATGGGCGCTTGCCTAGCAGGCCATTGCGATTTCCCCTTGTGCTCCGCTCGCTGCCCTCCCCTACCGTGGCTGTGAGTGATGGTGCGGCCCTCCCTGGATGCCCATGCCCGCCAATCGTTCGTCGGAATGCGCCAGCGGTGGTGCCGTTcgccaagaagaagaggaaggggtaCATAGACGACCCGccggacgaggcggcggcggatggttTGGTGGATGAattggaggaggacgaggaggtggAAGCGGGGGAGGAtttcgacgacgacgatgaag ATATaatggatgaggaggaggactaTGACTTTGAAGATGATTTTGAGAGTGATGACAAACAGGATCTTTAC GTTGGAGATGGAGGTGCTGGAGGTGGTATATCACTTGCTGGCACATGGTGGGACAAGGAAGCATTGGCTTTGGCAGAGCAGGTCTCAGCATCATTCGATGATGACTTGAAAATCTATGCTTTTAAGACAGCTGCAAATTTAACCATCAGAGTACGCATTGAGAAGATGTCCACTAG GTATGGTTCTCCAACAATAGATGACATTGAAGCATACACAATCGCATACCTGGGAAAGTTGGACGATGCAGAGTCAGCAGGAAAGATACCACAGAATATATCCTTGGAG GTGTCATCCCCTGGTGTGGAGAGGGTTGTCCGTATCCCTGAAGAGCTCGAACGCTTCAAAGAACGGGCAATGTATGTCAGATACACTACAACAAGCGATGAGGCAGCCACACCTCAGGAAGGCGATGGTGTGCTGAGGCTAATCTCCTATGACATGGACCTGGGAGAGTGCACCTGGTGCATAGCCGATGTGAAGATAAACCGGCAGCAGGCCGGCAAGGGCAGGCCCCTgagcaagaagcagagggaatgGCGGCTGCAGACGCCCTTCGAGTCGCTGAAGCTGGTCAGGCTGTACTCTGAATGTTGA